A single Garra rufa chromosome 9, GarRuf1.0, whole genome shotgun sequence DNA region contains:
- the apoc1 gene encoding apolipoprotein C-I has protein sequence MKLYLAAAVLMLVLAVHTEAQDEGTLEQQFAKFQTQVKEIADDLTTKTKTTFEQIEQSEFAVKTKNWFTEQFEKVKQKLSETFN, from the exons ATGAAACTGTACCTGGCTGCAGCCGTGCTGATGCTTGTACTTGCTGTACACACAG AGGCCCAGGATGAGGGCACACTGGAGCAGCAGTTCGCCAAATTTCAGACCCAGGTGAAGGAGATTGCAGATGACCTGACAACGAAGACCAAGACTACCTTCGAACAGATTGAACAGAGCGAGTTTGCTGTTAAGACCAA GAACTGGTTTACTGAGCAGTTTGAGAAGGTGAAGCAGAAGCTGTCTGAAACCTTCAATTAA